AAGGTATTTTTATTAATATTTATATTTTGAACGAAAAATTCACAACTTTTTTTACTGTACATTATTTTTTTACATCAGCAACTTTTGTATATCTTCTTATAATTTTTTTGAATATTATTCTCCTGTATTTACTTTATTATATGTTTAGAACAATGCGCTTAGAGCGAAATGATATTATTTTAAGAATCAAAGAAAAAAATGCCTTAAGGCTTGATTGGGAAAAAAGAGCTCAAATGCATGACCGTAATCATCACTTACATATGCTTTATATGCTTTTGCAGATGAATAATGTTGAAAGAGCTAAAGAATATTTAAAAGGGATGGTTGGTGAAATTCAAAATATAGAAGCTAGGGTTCGCTGTGGTAATCAGGCTTTGAATGCTTTAATTAGAAGTAAAATGGCTAGGGGTAAACAAGTAGGTGTTTATGTTGACTTAGAGGTTGAGAATAAATTAGGAGAAATGCAAATACAAGATTGGGAACTTAATAGGATTATAGGTAACTTGTTAGATAATGCAATCGAAGCAGTAGAGAAAGAACAAGAGAAGATGAATGTTAAATTGATTATAAATAATGTTGAAAATTATAATATTTTTGAGGTTATTACATATGGAATAGTAATTTCAAATGAGGTAGAGGCTAATATCTTTAAAAAAGGATATTCTAATAAAAAAGAAAAAGGGCATGGATTAGGGCTTGCTATTTGTAAGGAACTTGTAGATGAGTATGGTGGGAATATTAAAATAGAAAAAGATTTTGAAAAAGTTTATACTTCTTTTAAGGTGTTTTTGCCTTATAAGAACAAATAAAATCTTAGAGCAATTGTTTTAAAAAAAGAATATTAGTGATAAAAGAATAGCATTTATGCTATTCTTTTTTTTATCAAATTTACCTTCTCTTGAATACAATAATTTATACAAATTTATAAAAAACAAATGAAGGTGATATTAATGAAATTTAATGATTTTTTAAACGATAATATGGAGGCAATTGAAAAAAAAGTTTTGGAAGTAAAAGATAGTTTGATTGGTATCCCGTATCTTCATAATGGCCGTTCTTATGAAGGAGTAGATTGTTTGGGATTGATTTATCTTTTTTTTAAAGAATTAGGAGTTGAATTTCCAATTGATGATGGGAGATATATTCCTGATGACTGGTATAAGACGGAGCCAGATAGATACATTAATGGATTAAGAGAGTTTGGTGAAGAGGTGGGACATTACGAAGAACTACGCATCTTTGATTTACCATATTTTTCTTTGTACAAAAATATTGTAACACATAGTGGAGTTATGATTGATAATAAAAACTTTTTGCATGTTTTAAATAATAAAAGGGTAACTGTAGCAAGTTTTGAAAGAAGGTTTTGGAGAGCAAAATATGTAGGGGGAAGAAGGGTTTTTTAGCTAAAAAAATACTGTGCAAGTTTTATATGTGTATAATTTATCGAAAATAATAATAATAATTACTATTTTCGATAGACTTTTTTTAAAAAGAATGTTATAATATATATCAAGAACATATATTCGTAAATATATAGTTGTTTACGGAAAAAACATATTGGAATGTATATATTTTACTTGTTTTATTATAAATAATATAATATAGTTTTATTAATAAATAATTTATTATATAAATATGTTTTAAAAAGATATTTCCTATAGAGGTGAATTTTATGGATAAAAGGGATTTTAAACTTCATGCTCCATATACACCAAAAGGTGACCAGGCAAAAGCCATTGAAAAACTTAGTGCTGGAGTTAGAAAAGGTCTTAGACATCAGACGCTCCTAGGTGCTACTGGTACTGGTAAAACCTATGCTATGGCAGCTGTAATTGAAAAAATTAACAAACCGACTTTGGTAATCGCACATAATAAGACGCTTGCTGCACAACTTTGCAGTGAATTTAAGGAATTTTTTCCTGAAAACGCTGTTGGTTACTTTGTAAGTTATTATGATTATTATCAACCAGAGGCTTATGTGCCTCAAACTGATACCTACATCGAAAAAGATGCTTCTGTAAATGAAGATATTGATAAATTACGACTGGCAGCAACAAGTTCTCTTTTTGAAAGAAGAGATGTATTACTTGTGGCCAGTGTTTCTTGTATTTATGGTCTAGGTAATCCAGAGGATTATCTTGACCTTTCTTGTACTCTTACAGTGGGACAAGTTAAGGATAGAGAAGATATTTTAAGGGATTTAACCCTTTTACAATATAATCGCAATGATATTAGCTTGACTCGCGGACATTTTAGAGTAAAAGGAGATGTCTTGGAAGTTTTTCCAGCATACGATGATATAGCTATTAGAATTGAGCTTTTTGGAGATGAAATTGATCGAATTACAAAAATTGATACATTAACTGGTGAAGTTCTTGGAGAAGATTCAGAGATTACCATATATCCTGCCAGTCACTTTGTTACTCCTGAAGATAAGATCAAAAGAGCAGTTAAAACAATTGGCAAAGAACTGACAGAACGTCTTGACGAATTACGCAGCGAAAACAAATTGCTGGAAGCTCAGCGTTTGGAGCAACGCACTAAATATGATCTGGAGATGTTGAGTCAAATGGGTTTCTGTTCAGGTATTGAGAATTATTCTAGGCATTTAGCATCTAGAGTGCCTGGTTCAAGACCTGATACTTTGCTGGATTATTTCCCGGAAAATGATTTTTTACTTCTTATAGATGAATCACATATTACTATTCCTCAGATTGGAGGGATGTACGCTGGTGATCGTTCCCGTAAGGAAAGATTAGTTGAATATGGTTTTCGTCTACCTTCGGCACTTGATAATAGACCATTGAATTTTAAGGAGTTCGAAAAATTGGTTCCCCTTGCAGTCTATGTGTCAGCTACTCCTGGTCCTTATGAAATGGAACATAGTCAACAAATAGTTGAACAGATTATTAGACCCACCGGTTTGCTAGATCCTGAAGTGGAAGTTAGACCGATTACGGGACAAATTGATGATCTTTTAGAGGAAATTCGCAGAGTTATAAATAGTAAGGAACGGGTTTTGGTAACTACTTTAACGAAGAAGATGTCTGAAGATTTAACCGAGTTTTTAGCTGAAGCAGGTATTAAAGTTAGATATCTTCATTCTGATATAGATACTATTGAACGTTCGGAAATAATAAGGGATTTACGGCTAGGGGAGTTTGATGTACTTGTAGGAATAAATCTCTTGCGAGAGGGTCTTGATTTACCTGAAGTTTCCCTTGTGGCAATTTTGGATGCTGATAAAGAAGGTTTTTTACGTTCAGAGCGCTCTTTAATACAGACTATTGGTCGTGCTGCACGTAATGTAAATGGCAAGGTTATTATGTATGCAGATAAAATGACTGATTCTATGAAAAAGGCTATAAGTGAAACAAATAGAAGGAGAGAAATTCAAGAGGCATTTAATAAGAAACATAATATAACTCCTCAGACAATTATAAAACCTGTGCGAGATGTTTTAAAACCTGTAGATATGCTGGTGAGTGAGGAAAAGGCCACTTATAGGACTGCTGAAGGAGAAGAAGAAATAAAGGGTCTATCACGCATAGAAATTGAGAATCAGATTTTAGAACTTGAAGAGGAGATGGAAGAAGCTGCTGACAATTTAGCTTTTGAATTAGCAGCTCAAATAAGGGATGAGATTAAGGACTTGGAAGAAGAGTTGGAAAGTAGGAAGAATGAGACTTAGTTATTTACTTCATTCACATAAAAAGCTAAATTCCATCTCCTCTTCCGGTCTATGAATAAGAAAACAAACTAATTGGGAATATTTCTATGGCTCAGAGTTTTGTAAAAACATTCATAGACCTCCATGCGGGGATGGAGCTTTTTGAATGATGATTCAGTAAAAAACTAAGTCTTTGAGTTGTAAAAAAGTAAAAAGTTTATAAGAATATAATGAGGTGAATTAATAAGATGGCGAGAGATAAAATTATTATTAAAGGTGCACAGGAGCACAATTTGAAAAATATAGATTTGGAGATTCCTAGAGATAAATTAATTGTTATCACAGGGCTTAGTGGTTCTGGTAAATCATCGCTGGCTTTTGATACTATATATGCAGAAGGACAGCGTCGCTATGTAGAGTCTCTTTCTGCTTATGCCAGACAGTTTTTGGGACAAATGGAGAAACCTAAGGTTGAATATATTGAAGGACTTTCTCCAGCTATTTCTATTGATCAGAAGACTACTAGCAAAAACCCTCGTTCGACTGTGGGTACAGTTACAGAGATATATGATTATTTGCGACTTTTATATGCTAGAATAGGTGTTCCTCATTGTCCTGAGTGTGGACAGGAGATAAGTTCCCAAACAGTTGATGAAATCGTTGATCAAGTATTGGACTTAGCGGAAAGAACAAAGATACAGGTTTTGGCACCTGTTGTTAGAGGTAGAAAAGGCGAACATCAGCGAATTCTTGCAAAAGCTCGTAAGGATGGTTTTATTCGTGCTAGAGTTAACGGAGAAGTTAAGATGCTAGGTGAAGAAGAAATTAATCTTGATAAGAATATTAAGCATAAAATAGAAATAGTAGTTGATCGCCTGGTTATCAAAGAGGGGATAAGAGAAAGACTGGCTGATTCTGTGGAAACAGCACTTGAGTATGCAGAAGGTCTTGCAATGATTGATGTCATAGGGCAAGAGGAGCATATTTTTAGTGAAAACTTTGCCTGTACAGATTGTGGCATTAGTTTACCAGAATTATCACCACGGATGTTTTCTTTTAATAGCCCATATGGGGCTTGTTCTAATTGTGATGGACTGGGTATTAAAAAGGAGTTTGATCCTGAATTAATTTTGGATCCTGAGAGATCAATAAGTGATGGAGGGATTATACCCTGGAAGAACTCATCTAGCAAATATTATCCTCAGTTATTAAAAGCTTTGGCTAAAGAACATAGCTTTAGTCTGAAGACAAAAATTAAAAATCTTGATGAAGAAATTATAGATATAATTCTTTATGGGTCAGATAACTTGCTATCTTTTCCATATACCAATCGTTATGGTAGAACTAGACAACATGATACCCATTGGGAAGGTATGATAAACAATTTGAAGCGTAGATTTAGTGAAAGTGATTCTGATTATATACACCAAAAAATGGAGACATTTATGGATGAACAACCCTGTGCAAACTGTCAGGGTGAAAAGTTAAAGCCTGAAGTGCTGGCCGTTACGATTGGTGGTAAGTCTATTGCCGAGTTAACCCATTATAATATTAAAGATGCCTATGATTACTTGAATCAATTGGAGCTTGATAAGCGTTCCAAGTATATAGCAGAGGAAATAATGAAAGAGATTTGTGCTCGATTAAGATTCTTAATTGATGTAGGCCTGGATTATCTAACTCTTGATAGAGCAGCAGGTACACTTTCTGGAGGAGAGGCTCAGCGTATCAGGCTAGCTACACAAATTGGCTCAGGTTTAGTTGGAGTTCTATATATTTTAGATGAACCAAGTATTGGTCTTCATCAAAGGGATAATAACCGACTTATAAGAACACTTGAGCATATCAGGGATATAGGTAATACAGTTATTGTAGTTGAACATGATGAAGATACTATTAGGGCAGCAGATTATGTAATTGATATTGGTCCTGGTGCTGGTAAAAATGGAGGTTATATAGTAGCTGAAGGATCACCAGAGGAAATCGAAAAGACTTCTGAGTCATTGACTGCTAAGTATTTATCTGGAGATGAAACAATACCTGTACCAGAAGAAAGATATAAAGCTAATGGTAAATATATAGAGATTAAAGGAGCCAGACAGCATAATTTAAAAAATGTAGATCTAAAGATACCTCTAGGTACTTTTACCTGTGTTACTGGTGTATCAGGTTCAGGCAAGAGTACTTTGATAAATATGACTTTACAGCGTAAATTAATGCAGCATTTTTATGATTCTGCTCCTAGACCTGGTAAACATGATGAGATTAAGGGTCTTGAACATTTGGACAAAATTATTAATATTGACCAGTCGCCTATAGGACGTACACCTAGATCAAATCCGGCAACATATACAAAAGTCTTTGATTATGTCAGGGATGTATTTGCGAAAACACCAGAAGCACGTCGCAGGGGTTATCAAAAAGGTCGATTCAGTTTTAACGTGAAGGGTGGTCGTTGTGAAGCATGTAAAGGTGATGGGATTATCAAAATAGAGATGCACTTTTTACCTGATGTCTATGTTCCCTGTGAAGTATGTGATGGAGAAAGATATAATCGTGAAACCCTAGATATAAAATATAAGGACAAGACAATATCTGATGTTCTTGATATGACAGTTGAAGAGGCACTTGGCTTTTTTGAAAACATTAGCCCAATTAGTCGAAGGCTACAGACTATTTATGATGTTGGTTTAGGCTATATTCGCCTGGGACAAGCAGCTACAACTTTATCTGGAGGAGAGGCACAACGAATTAAGATTGCTACTGAATTAGGTAAAGTGAGTACAGGTAAAACAGTTTATATATTGGATGAACCTACAACTGGACTTCATTTTGCTGATGTAAAAAAATTATTAGAGGTATTACACCGTTTAAGAGAAGGTGGGAATACTGTGATAGTAATTGAGCATAATCTTGATGTAATTAAATCAGCGGATTATCTGATAGATTTAGGTCCTGAGGGTGGAGATAAGGGTGGTCAGATAATTGCTACTGGCTCTCCCGAAGAAGTAGCAGAGGTTGAAGGCTCATATACAGGACATTTTTTGAAGAAAATATTAGAAAAAGAAAATAAGATAGAAAAAACTGCTTTATAAAGTAGATCATTAACAGTTTACACACAGAAGGGGAGCAATTTCCATGCCAGATAGGAAAGAAATAAAAACTAGCATACCACTATTGTTTTCCGGAAGCATTGCTTTTTTTCTTGGAGCTATAGGTGTTGTTGTACCTTTATTACCAACAACACCATTTATCTTGCTTTCTGCTTTTTGTTTTTCTAAAGGCTCTGCAAGGGCTCATAAATGGATATTAAATAATAGATGGTCTCGGAATATTATTGAAAACTGGAAAAGAAACAAGGGAATAAGTCGTTCTGTAAAGATTAAGACTTTGTTTTTTACTTTCTTATCATTTGCATATTCCTTATATATGATTAAGATTTGGTATTTACGTTTCTTTCTCTTGCTTTTGTTAATTGTAGTATCAACAGTTGTTTTAAGAATGCCAATAATTAAAGATTAGCTTAATAATAAATTACCAAACGCAGAACCGTCCCCCCGTTTGGTTTTAACAGGTGATATAGATGAAGCATATTGAAGAACAAGTAAAACAATTACCCGATAGACCTGGCGTTTATTTAATGAAAGATGCTTTTGATGATATTATTTATGTGGGAAAAGCAAAGTCTTTACGGAAAAGGGTTAGGTCATATTTTAGGAAGGGTAATCACACTTATAAAACCAAAATACTGGTTTCAAATATTAAAGATTTTGATTATATTGTTACAGACACAGAAGTTGAGGCTTATATTCTTGAAGCCAATTTAATAAAAAGAAATCAGCCTATTTATAATATACGTTTAAAAGATGATAAAACTTATCCCTATATTAAAGTAACAATGAATGAGGACTTTCCAAGAGTATTTAAGAGTAGGATTTTGAAAAATGATGGGGCAGAGTATTATGGTCCTTTCACTAATGTAGATGACCTTAATAAGATATTGGATGTTTTGAAAAAGCTATACTCTTTAAGAAGCTGTCGTAAGGACATTAAGGCAGGAGAAGTAGAAGAACGTCCCTGTCTTAATTATCATATTGGTAAATGCACTGGCCCC
This region of Halanaerobiaceae bacterium ANBcell28 genomic DNA includes:
- the uvrB gene encoding excinuclease ABC subunit UvrB; amino-acid sequence: MDKRDFKLHAPYTPKGDQAKAIEKLSAGVRKGLRHQTLLGATGTGKTYAMAAVIEKINKPTLVIAHNKTLAAQLCSEFKEFFPENAVGYFVSYYDYYQPEAYVPQTDTYIEKDASVNEDIDKLRLAATSSLFERRDVLLVASVSCIYGLGNPEDYLDLSCTLTVGQVKDREDILRDLTLLQYNRNDISLTRGHFRVKGDVLEVFPAYDDIAIRIELFGDEIDRITKIDTLTGEVLGEDSEITIYPASHFVTPEDKIKRAVKTIGKELTERLDELRSENKLLEAQRLEQRTKYDLEMLSQMGFCSGIENYSRHLASRVPGSRPDTLLDYFPENDFLLLIDESHITIPQIGGMYAGDRSRKERLVEYGFRLPSALDNRPLNFKEFEKLVPLAVYVSATPGPYEMEHSQQIVEQIIRPTGLLDPEVEVRPITGQIDDLLEEIRRVINSKERVLVTTLTKKMSEDLTEFLAEAGIKVRYLHSDIDTIERSEIIRDLRLGEFDVLVGINLLREGLDLPEVSLVAILDADKEGFLRSERSLIQTIGRAARNVNGKVIMYADKMTDSMKKAISETNRRREIQEAFNKKHNITPQTIIKPVRDVLKPVDMLVSEEKATYRTAEGEEEIKGLSRIEIENQILELEEEMEEAADNLAFELAAQIRDEIKDLEEELESRKNET
- a CDS encoding ATP-binding protein; translation: MEQVSFLLLLAFRNSLFIILLTYSFLALKLLDIRMFFLLFIITFSSFILRTLPIIPLVIIISSMLIHVVYFKYIYKMPIYISAISTGLSVLIYFFIEGIIMPFLINISNLTYLDFYSNSLITLKFVSVQVIILTILIIFIRHFKIDLSEQLKFFKVEELEIITDSELDFRREKRVTTAFIFVIIFIVLQGIFINIYILNEKFTTFFTVHYFFTSATFVYLLIIFLNIILLYLLYYMFRTMRLERNDIILRIKEKNALRLDWEKRAQMHDRNHHLHMLYMLLQMNNVERAKEYLKGMVGEIQNIEARVRCGNQALNALIRSKMARGKQVGVYVDLEVENKLGEMQIQDWELNRIIGNLLDNAIEAVEKEQEKMNVKLIINNVENYNIFEVITYGIVISNEVEANIFKKGYSNKKEKGHGLGLAICKELVDEYGGNIKIEKDFEKVYTSFKVFLPYKNK
- the uvrA gene encoding excinuclease ABC subunit UvrA, translated to MARDKIIIKGAQEHNLKNIDLEIPRDKLIVITGLSGSGKSSLAFDTIYAEGQRRYVESLSAYARQFLGQMEKPKVEYIEGLSPAISIDQKTTSKNPRSTVGTVTEIYDYLRLLYARIGVPHCPECGQEISSQTVDEIVDQVLDLAERTKIQVLAPVVRGRKGEHQRILAKARKDGFIRARVNGEVKMLGEEEINLDKNIKHKIEIVVDRLVIKEGIRERLADSVETALEYAEGLAMIDVIGQEEHIFSENFACTDCGISLPELSPRMFSFNSPYGACSNCDGLGIKKEFDPELILDPERSISDGGIIPWKNSSSKYYPQLLKALAKEHSFSLKTKIKNLDEEIIDIILYGSDNLLSFPYTNRYGRTRQHDTHWEGMINNLKRRFSESDSDYIHQKMETFMDEQPCANCQGEKLKPEVLAVTIGGKSIAELTHYNIKDAYDYLNQLELDKRSKYIAEEIMKEICARLRFLIDVGLDYLTLDRAAGTLSGGEAQRIRLATQIGSGLVGVLYILDEPSIGLHQRDNNRLIRTLEHIRDIGNTVIVVEHDEDTIRAADYVIDIGPGAGKNGGYIVAEGSPEEIEKTSESLTAKYLSGDETIPVPEERYKANGKYIEIKGARQHNLKNVDLKIPLGTFTCVTGVSGSGKSTLINMTLQRKLMQHFYDSAPRPGKHDEIKGLEHLDKIINIDQSPIGRTPRSNPATYTKVFDYVRDVFAKTPEARRRGYQKGRFSFNVKGGRCEACKGDGIIKIEMHFLPDVYVPCEVCDGERYNRETLDIKYKDKTISDVLDMTVEEALGFFENISPISRRLQTIYDVGLGYIRLGQAATTLSGGEAQRIKIATELGKVSTGKTVYILDEPTTGLHFADVKKLLEVLHRLREGGNTVIVIEHNLDVIKSADYLIDLGPEGGDKGGQIIATGSPEEVAEVEGSYTGHFLKKILEKENKIEKTAL
- a CDS encoding NlpC/P60 family protein — protein: MKFNDFLNDNMEAIEKKVLEVKDSLIGIPYLHNGRSYEGVDCLGLIYLFFKELGVEFPIDDGRYIPDDWYKTEPDRYINGLREFGEEVGHYEELRIFDLPYFSLYKNIVTHSGVMIDNKNFLHVLNNKRVTVASFERRFWRAKYVGGRRVF
- a CDS encoding YbaN family protein, coding for MPDRKEIKTSIPLLFSGSIAFFLGAIGVVVPLLPTTPFILLSAFCFSKGSARAHKWILNNRWSRNIIENWKRNKGISRSVKIKTLFFTFLSFAYSLYMIKIWYLRFFLLLLLIVVSTVVLRMPIIKD